In Rhodothermales bacterium, the genomic window CCTTCGCCCGCACCGTGAACGGCGCGCTCTCGATCATTGCGTATCCCTGGACTGCAGCCGCCGTGAACCGTTCGGACGTCAACGTCGGACGGATCGACTTCACGTACACGCCGCCGCCGACGAGTCGGCTCGCCCCGAAAACCTGCACGTGGGCGTGCCCGGCAGGAATGGCTGCCTGCTGCTGCAACTTGTTGCCCCCGATATCACTGAAGGCGTCACGCTGTTGCGAGAGAGCCGTGATGAGTCGCACGCCGCCGCGCTCAATCGTAAACCGAATCTGACCAAATCGTGCGAACGGTTGGAACGGTGCACCCGTGTTGAAGGCCACCGTTTGCGGAAACACTGCAGCGGTGAAGAGCGGCGACCAGTACTGCCCGAACAGCAGTTTCTCGCCGCCCCAGTCGAGCTGGACGTACGCATGTCGCAGGCGGAACTGTCCGAGGTAGTCGTTGGCCGTGCCGAAGAAATCAGCCTCGACGACGCCGGTCAGATCGGCACCGAGTGCCTCAGTCCCCGAGCCCGTTACCCGGATACGCGACTGGAACGAAGCGTAGGTCAGATTGTCGGTTCGCGACGCCTCGGTATCGGGTAGGGGATACAGATGAAACTGACCCTCCCGCACCTGCGCCACCTGACGCGTATCGTAGATGTTCTCCGCTTTGACGTAACCGGATATTGCGACAGTCTGGGACCAGACCGATGGTACGACGAGAGCTGAAACGAACAGAACGACCGCGAGAACCCCGCTGTCTGTCGTCATGCGCGACATATCGCGGTTCCGCATAATAGTGGTGGGCATCTATGTTATCGGGGGCGCGACGTCGCGCTTCCCGTTGCTGGTCAAACAAGTCGGACCGAGTATCGGACCCACGAACATACATATTCGCAGGGAAGTGGCGTAATGGTGTGCGGGGAATCCCTTACGAAACGTGAGTCCTGTACTTAGGTCGTTCGGAGCTTGTCGAAGAATCTGCGTTGGCTGTCTGTCTCAACAGAGCAAAGACCCCTCGACGAGCTCGGGGCGACGATTGCGTGCAGCCTCCTCGTGTGGACGCGGGCTCTCAATGTCGGCTATTCGTGATGACGGTGAGCTTGCGATGCGGCATCCGCGGAGTGACTGAGGGGCGGCAGTCCCGCTCTACAACAAAAGAGCCGGCGACCCATCGGCCACCGGCTCCCTACCCCCGTAATATTGCGTCGCGTCGCCGTCTTCGCTGTGCTTTTTTATTTCAGCAGCACCACTGGCGCCGAAGCTGTACCGGCCTCCGTAACAAGCCGATACACGTAAAGTCCGCTCGGCAGATCGCCGGCCTCGAACCGCACATCGTACGTTCCGGCCGACTGGAAGCCTTCCGCGAGCGTACGCACCAGCTTCCCCGTCACATCGTAGACCGCCAGCTCAACCGTACCGGCCTCTCTGAGTGCGAACTGGATGGACGTCGTCGGATTGAACGGATTCGGATACGCGCGGCCCAGCTCAAAGCGCTCTGCGAGCTCGATGTCTACTTCGATCAGTTCGCTGTACGCAAAGGTCCCGTCGTAGTCGACCTGCCGCAGTCGAAACTGATGCGTACCTGCCGCCAGGTCGTTGACGCGGTACTCGTATCGATTCTCGTCCGTCGAGTAGCCTGCACCGTTTACGAATCCAGCCGTGACAAAGGCGCCTTTTGCCGTAGCTCGATGCTCAACATCGAATCCAGCGTTGCCTGTCTCGGAATATGTTGACCAGCGAATCGAAACGTCACGTCCGTCACGTATCACTTCCAGTGAGGACATTTCGACGGGAAGGCCCGACACATCGATGCCCGTTGCAGTGGCGTTATCCGCGGGGCCGTCGCTCTCGGGATCCGGATCGCTGCCGGAGTGCGACGTGTCGGTCGTGCTTCCGTCCGAGGTTCCATCTTCCGAAAAATCACCCCGACCGGTTCCCTGGTTGGTCGTGCTCGTCACGCCAATTGGAGGGTACCACGTCACATTGAACGTAATCTCCGCTGTCGCGCCCACAGGCAATCTGTCTCCGGTGGTCAAAGTGATCAGATTCTGATCTGTTGACCCATCGAACCCGCTGTTTGCCGTCGACAGCACGGCGCCACCCGTCAGCGTTCCGATCGCGGGGTCATCCACGGTATACTGCCCGGCCGTCAGGGGTCCCGAGGAGACGTAGGTGCCAAATGACGCTGCAAGATTGTCAACGACCTGCACATCTAGAAGGGGCACATCTCCAAAACCTTCGAGCAGAAACGTCATTGGAATGTTGTAGCTGCCGTTGCCGTTGTCCGTGATGATTCCAACGGCCAGCGCTGATCCGATCAGTGCGGTAAGATTCGTGGTCGTCGGGTCGTCGAAGACGATCTGGTTGACACGAAACTCCCACGAGAAGAGGCGATCACCGGCCGTAGCTGAGGTGCCCGTCTGGCCAATGCTGAAATCAAATCTCGATGCGGATCCCACATCGGCCACAGCGATCACCTG contains:
- a CDS encoding T9SS type A sorting domain-containing protein, with protein sequence MKRVLLCLLVVGVISGIGNERVSAQVSLSFTDFSYVSGPALQAGAIYRFTSVTTGVDALVEIKALTGGAVLVQLDDPNTSTAQFQPTLNGAPDQNPQADFSISLIDAVSSSPVAVTGLMVGAVDVDGSAGQQEYVIMSGVQSYTVEGLAATSPQGPSELTISADPLGTRVLGSVTTYNGIDPTITQVIAVADVGSASRFDFSIGQTGTSATAGDRLFSWEFRVNQIVFDDPTTTNLTALIGSALAVGIITDNGNGSYNIPMTFLLEGFGDVPLLDVQVVDNLAASFGTYVSSGPLTAGQYTVDDPAIGTLTGGAVLSTANSGFDGSTDQNLITLTTGDRLPVGATAEITFNVTWYPPIGVTSTTNQGTGRGDFSEDGTSDGSTTDTSHSGSDPDPESDGPADNATATGIDVSGLPVEMSSLEVIRDGRDVSIRWSTYSETGNAGFDVEHRATAKGAFVTAGFVNGAGYSTDENRYEYRVNDLAAGTHQFRLRQVDYDGTFAYSELIEVDIELAERFELGRAYPNPFNPTTSIQFALREAGTVELAVYDVTGKLVRTLAEGFQSAGTYDVRFEAGDLPSGLYVYRLVTEAGTASAPVVLLK